Proteins from one Aspergillus nidulans FGSC A4 chromosome VIII genomic window:
- a CDS encoding uncharacterized protein (transcript_id=CADANIAT00002178) — MAPSWRIVAVSALALSLPGGNIFVSAQTGSRQPAAPGYRGMNTICPSACFKTGPDPLDWSVYPSVDRTSACKQVVLYSFSLYDKVDDKDSNHRIYACTAYGHDWEDNTKAEAAAARPAKSVNVTYEIGWTTSEPGTEADYSLLMEQMREYVVNGHAPTNRTFMLYSRFGQSVAGLYIGQGLRASDVANTAIKTLDSNTADFDGKRDVLAIQLCGPGYDSDHILGFMALKHGTMGDIQQTFMSWSDAKCLDFANSTSFTTTAPFTLPQLSSIKGNHTVSQRNATVTTGHHSRQSLAHLALHARAFECRTEVVGDGDSCAALAERCGISGADFTKYNPDKGLCSSLTPGKHVCCSSGDLPDFRPRPNDDGSCATTVVNDGQSCATVVAANSLTNDDIEEFNKDTWGWNGCKNILAGSVICISKGTPPMPAPMENAICGPQVPGTEAPDDMSKLADLNPCPLNACCDVWGQCGITPEFCTDTNTGAPGTAKPNTNGCISNCGTDIVKGSPPSEFRSIAYYEGYLFTRECLYQDALQIDTSKYTHLHFGFASITENYEVSIGDELISYEFNNFKYLTGPKKVLSFGGWDFSTNPRTYNIFRQGTQPANRLKLATNIAKFVKDHGLDGVDIDWEYPGAPDIPGIPAGSEDEGDNYLKFLVVLKNLLKDKSVSIAAPASYWYLRGFPINSISKVVDYIVFMTYDLHGQWDAANPNSQDGCPSGNCLRSQVNLTETMTSLAMITKAGVPSDRVVVGVASYGRSFAMAEVGCYGPECLYTGSRANSDATKGPCTGTAGYLANAEINKILSGSPSGLNTRDTASSRVTAHYLDEDSDSNILVYDDNQWVAYMSPEVRESRVSRYKSLNMGGSVNWATDLETWHDAPVGNWSDYKEAIMAKQNPLESNNLQDGNWSSLTCDNNYYQGTPYYTPSERWAALDVDQAWDDMVKAWKYYRDNVNQTSFTGYLAYMMDWEGYGKCWEIVEGCGGNIDCQDGRSPAEVLIWESLNTLSKTYQRYHDGLVSAMALVVDPSLKDFTKKFAPVPPKDDFSWQDILFDLISDATPMVGGKFFKYVLQKLPGIASLGDEGKSKAEEITQGILGKAVEVGTSLVSTEDPDDWSDDDQDAFMTYLGQSAGLWDRANTMGLATLFDGSDDSIKTLKSLVADGHFINGASDLSDGDGFDGKTGNDTVTDAFAKALYGYAIPVLWQASGHHPFIIDTQRSCTSDSDGDDEKLATACYGGKLYKLADPDGESRSCRENAQTGVKCGQHGDTYNDFATLSGVDELKDGAWGGVTPRDIIVGTYIDNGEENGSEKTVDRSKNFDSLVELDITVPQFINLPVCTETVARRSWTNSDDTPSVRNVDYFPCNIANGKDYCGESTFEDQGSEASPLIEDCKQIIKNIQGTDGEWNTSPLEKQRALVSYGSCKFGVTGKGIHGNVLFMTGAQDIIDIINDAIEKFGRDDGRVGAKGTMQCDGNIKKQKVDWGLY; from the exons ATGGCTCCTTCCTGGCGCATTGTGGCGGTCAGCGCCCTTGCTCTCTCCCTTCCTGGAGGGAACATCTTTGTCTCTGCCCAGACAGGATCGAGGCAACCGGCCGCCCCTGGTTACCGCGGCATGAACACCATCTGCCCTTCTGCCTGCTTTAAGACTGGCCCTGACCCCCTTGACTGGTCTGTCTACCCCAGTGTTGACCGGACATCTGCGTGCAAGCAGGTTGTTCTCTACAGCTTCTCTTTGTATGACAAAGTCGACGACAAGGACAGCAATCATCGCATTTATGCCTGCACTGCTTATGGCCATGACTGGGAAGACAACACTAAGGCCgaagcggctgctgctcgccCTGCTAAGAGTGTCAATGTCACCTACGAAATCGGATGGACAACCAGTGAGCCCGGCACAGAGGCCGACTACAGCTTGTTGATGGAGCAGATGCGCGAGTACGTGGTCAATGGCCACGCTCCTACAAACAGAACATTCATGCTGTATTCGCGGTTCGGTCAGTCCGTTGCTGGTCTGTACATCGGCCAGGGGCTGCGAGCTTCCGACGTTGCGAATACTGCCATCAAAACTTTGGACTCTAACACCGCCGATTTTGATGGGAAACGCGATGTCCTGGCAATCCAGCTCTGTGGACCTGGCTATGACTCTGACCATATCCTGGGGTTCATGGCTCTCAAACATGGGACCATGGGCGACATCCAGCAGACATTCATGTCCTGGTCTGATGCCAAGTGTCTTGACTTTGCCAACTCTACGAGCTTCACCACCACGGCGCCTTTTACGCTGCCCCAACTGTCCTCGATCAAAGGCAACCATACTGTCTCCCAAAGGAACGCCACTGTGACAACAGGGCACCACTCTAGGCAATCCCTGGCCCACTTGGCACTTCACGCTCGGGCATTTGAATGCCGGACTGAGGTGGTGGGCGATGGAGACAGCTGCGCCGCCCTGGCCGAGCGCTGCGGCATCTCCGGCGCCGACTTCACGAAATACAACCCGGACAAGGGACTCTGCTCTAGTCTCACGCCTGGTAAGCATGTCTGTTGTTCGTCTGGCGACCTCCCCGACTTCCGCCCCAGGCCCAACGACGACGGCTCTTGCGCCACCACCGTAGTGAATGACGGCCAGAGCTGCGCTACAGTCGTGGCGGCCAACAGTCTGACAAATGACGACATTGAAGAGTTTAACAAAGATACCTGGGGCTGGAATGGATGCAAAAATATATTGGCCGGTAGTGTGATTTGTATAAGCAAGGGCACACCACCCATGCCCGCTCCCATGGAGAATGCCATCTGCGGACCTCAAGTACCCGGCACTGAGGCACCTGATGACATGAGCAAACTCGCCGACTTGAACCCTTGCCCGCTCAACGCCTGCTGTGACGTCTGGGGTCAGTGCGGTATTACCCCCGAGTTCTGTACCGACACGAACACCGGCGCTCCGGGCACGGCCAAGCCCAACACCAACGGCTGTATTTCCAACTGCGGCACCGACATCGTCAAGGGCTCCCCCCCATCTGAATTCCGCAGTATCGCCTACTACGAGGGATACCTCTTCACACGGGAGTGCCTGTATCAGGATGCCCTGCAAATAGACACCTCTAAGTACACCCACCTGCACTTCGGATTTGCATCCATCACGGAGAACTACGAAGTCTCTATCGGTGACGAATTGATATCCTACGAGTTCAACAACTTCAAGTACCTCACCGGCCCAAAGAAGGTTCTCTCCTTTGGCGGTTGGGATTTCTCAACCAACCCAAGGACATACAACATCTTCAGACAGGGTACACAACCAGCGAACCGTCTCAAGCTAGCAACAAATATCGCCAAGTTCGTCAAGGATCACGGTCTGGACGGCGTTGACATTGATTGGGAGTATCCCGGT GCTCCGGATATCCCTGGCATTCCCGCCGGcagtgaagatgagggaGATAACTACTTGAAGTTCCTGGTTGTTCTCAAGAACTTGTTGAAAGACAAATCTGTCTCAATCGCTGCTCCCGCGTCATACTGGTATCTTAGGGGTTTCCCTATCAATTCGATCAGCAAAGTTGTTGACTACATTGTTTTCATGACCTATGACCTTCATGGGCAGTGGGATGCCGCCAACCCCAACTCTCAGGACGGCTGCCCGAGTGGAAACTGTCTGCGCAGTCAGGTCAATCTTACGGAGACCATGACTTCTTTGGCCATG ATTACCAAAGCCGGAGTTCCGTCTGACCGCGTGGTTGTGGGAGTTGCCAGCTACGGCCGCTCCTTCGCCATGGCCGAGGTTGGTTGCTACGGCCCTGAGTGCCTGTACACGGGCTCACGCGCCAACTCCGACGCTACCAAAGGACCATGCACGGGTACGGCTGGCTATCTGGCTAACGCCGAGATTAACAAGATCCTCAGCGGTAGTCCTTCGGGGCTTAATACCCGCGACACTGCTTCAAGCCGCGTTACCGCACACTACCTCGATGAGGACAGCGACAGCAACATCCTTGTCTACGATGACAACCAATGGGTCGCATACATGAGCCCAGAGGTCCGCGAGTCCCGAGTCAGCAGATACAAGTCACTGAACATGGGTGGCTCGGTAAACTGGGCAACGGACCTGGAAACCTGGCATGACGCACCAGTGGGCAACTGGTCAGATTACAAAGAGGCAATCATGGCGAAGCAGAATCCCCTTGAATCTAATAATCTTCAGGACGGTAACTGGTCCAGCTTGACCTGTGACAATAATTACTACCAGGGAACGCCTTATTACACTCCTTCGGAGCGCTGGGCCGCGCTCGACGTCGACCAAGCCTGGGACGACATGGTGAAGGCCTGGAAGTACTACCGGGACAATGTGAACCAAACGTCATTCACGGGATACTTGGCGTACATGATGGACTGGGAGGGCTACGGTAAGTGCTGGGAAATTGTGGAAGGCTGCGGTGGAAATATCGACTGCCAGGATGGCCGTTCTCCCGCCGAAGTGCTCATCTGGGAATCCTTGAATACTCTCAGTAAAACGTATCAAAGGTACCATGACGGTCTCGTGTCGGCCATGGCCCTGGTAGTTGATCCTTCGCTCAAAGACTTTACGAAGAAATTTGCTCCGGTTCCACCAAAGGACGATTTCTCATGGCAGGACATTCTGTTTGATTTGATCTCAGACGCGACTCCAATGGTTGGAGGGAAATTCTTCAAATATG TTCTACAGAAGCTGCCTGGTATCGCTTCGCTGGGTGATGAGGGCAAGTCGAAAGCGGAAGAAATCACTCAGGGTATTTTGGGCAAAGCTGTCGAGGTGGGCACGAGCCTTGTTAGTACTGAGGATCC CGACGATTGGTCGGATGATGATCAAGACGCGTTTATGACTTACCTAGGCCAAAGCGCTGGTCTCTGGGATAGGGCCAACACCATGGGCTTGGCTACGCTATTCGACGGCTCAGACGACTCTATCAAAACGCTCAAGTCTCTTGTAGCGGACGGCCACTTCATCAACGGTGCCAGTGACCTTAGCgatggagatggatttgACGGAAAGACAGGAAATGATACAGTTACCGACGCCTTCGCGAAGGCCTTGTACGGATATGCCATTCCCGTACTGTGGCAGGCATCCGGGCACCACCCTTTCATTATTGACACCCAGCGCAGCTGCACGTCAGACTcggacggtgatgatgaaaagCTCGCAACGGCCTGCTACGGGGGCAAGCTCTACAAGCTGGCCGACCCTGACGGAGAGTCCAGATCTTGCCGTGAGAATGCACAGACTGGCGTCAAGTGTGGCCAACACGGCGACACCTACAACGATTTTGCTACTCTTTCTGGAGTAGACGAGCTCAAGGATGGCGCTTGGGGGGGTGTTACTCCACGAGATATTATTGTCGG AACTTATATCGACAACGGGGAAGAAAACGGCAGCGAGAAAACAGTTGACCGCAGCAAGAATTTTGACAGCCTCGTCGAATTGGACATTACAGTGCCCCAATTCATCAACCTCCCCGTCTGCACGGAGACCGTGGCTCGCCGGTCTTGGACCAACTCCGACGACACACCGTCCGTCAGAAACGTGGACTACTTCCCCTGCAACATTGCCAACGGCAAGGACTACTGCGGGGAGTCTACTTTTGAGGACCAGGGAAGCGAAGCATCGCCCCTGATCGAGGACTGCAAgcagatcatcaagaacatccaaGGCACAGACGGCGAGTGGAATACCTCGCCGCTCGAGAAGCAGCGCGCGCTTGTGTCCTACGGCTCGTGCAAGTTTGGCGTCACGGGCAAAGGCATCCACGGCAATGTTTTGTTCATGACCGGTGCTCAGGATATCATTGATATCATCAACGATGCCATCGAGAAGTTCGGACGTGATGATGGTCGGGTTGGTGCTAAGGGAACCATGCAGTGTGATGGTAATatcaagaagcagaaggttGACTGGGGGCTGTATTGA
- a CDS encoding uncharacterized protein (transcript_id=CADANIAT00002175), whose translation MKVSPQPASVHDVNEHDDPILHTKRSATRVSKRPRHSDPGPRLASLKCGNDHKSQGDRKAKAEAQPSLIIGKSRCHGPIKTLVTTYKGKAPLTIFSTSKDQTDQSNEIEGTCFRKIFLTDETEILNPTAIYERQRCVKLVILISHADEIYENPTIFVEQRVYGRGSSAQHQTQTQTQTVAQELMFGKLVQLGVEYLFPGCGDEDPTLGKRDLFVRFQSLDESVFSQYINRARWYGYDVHESIRIDDKMLETGVEYIIPPPTGIGPGSCIGFLDDHCHWLGSTYHSIFGDLTEVQKHHIL comes from the exons ATGAAAGTCTCCCCACAGCCCGCCTCCGTCCACGACGTCAACGAACATGACGACCCAATTCTGCACACCAAACGCTCTGCCACCCGGGTTTCGAAGAGACCAAGGCACTCCGATCCAGGGCCCAGATTAGCAAGCTTGAAGTGCGGAAACGATCACAAGTCTCAGGGAGACCGAAAAGCCAAGGCGGAGGCTCAACCAAGCTTGATAATCGGAAAATCACGCTGCCATGGACCCATCAAGACGTTGGTTACTACGTACAAAGGGAAAGCCCCCCTAACCATCTTCAGTACTAGCAAGGACCAGACCGACCAAAGCAATGAAATTGAAGGCACCTGCTTTCGCAAGATCTTTCTGACTG ACGAAACCGAGATTTTGAACCCGACTGCCATATATGAGAGGCAGCGATGTGTGAAGCTGGTTATCCTGATTTCGCACGCGGATGAGATTTATGAGAACCCGACGATCTTTGTTGAGCAGCGGGTGTATGGGCGCGGCTCTAGCGCCCAACACCAAACCCAAACCCAAACTCAGACCGTCGCCCAAGAGTTGATGTTCGGTAAACTAGTCCAGCTCGGTGTCGAGTATCTCTTCCCCGGCTGTGGTGATGAAGACCCGACATTGGGGAAGCGGGATCTGTTTGTTCGATTCCAGTCT CTGGACGAGTCGGTCTTCAGTCAGTATATCAACCGCGCAAGATGGTACGGGTATGATGTACACGAAAGTATTCGAATTGACGACAAGATGCTCGAAACTGGAGTCGAGTATATTATCCCACCACCCACCGGGATTGGCCCTGGCTCGTGTATCGGATTTCTCGATG ATCATTGTC ATTGGTTGGGAAGTACTTACCACAGTATTTTCGGCGACTTGACAGAGGTTCAAAAACACCATATTCTTTAG
- a CDS encoding LysM peptidoglycan-binding domain-containing protein (transcript_id=CADANIAT00002176) — MPSLKSAVALSLLPELLAARSIPLVKRGVDCSFSIAASSGDSCESFAALWGISVDDLNLLNPGLDCTKFDDFADYCVMRDVTVDEPSPSSTTATTITTKEASTATTSTTTVTLTATTEKPTTTTISTTGTTTGGSPSPTQPGLASNCDKFHKVASEDQCDTIEASYGITNVQFSSWNPYIDDNCSNLWLDYYVCVHVAPKPQMPGITSDCMTYHKVQSGEGCWAINSAYNITLDQFRKWNPTIDASCSNLWVDYYVCVGV, encoded by the exons ATGCCTTCTCTCAAGTCTGCCGTTGCCCTGAGCCTCCTTCCCGAGCTGCTCGCTGCTCGTAGCATCCCTCTCGTTAAGCGCGGCGTGGACTGTTCCTTCTCCATCGCAGCAAGCTCGGGTGACAGCTGCGAGTCCTTCGCGGCCTTATGGGGTATCTCTGTTGACGACCTCAACTTGCTGAACCCTGGCTTGGACTGCACGAAATTTGACGACTTCGCTGATTACTGCGTCATGAGGGATGTCACCGTCGACGAACCCAGCCCTTCCTCTaccaccgccaccaccatcaccacaAAGGAGGCTTCCACGGCGACCACAAGCACTACCACTGTCACCCTTACCGCCACTACTGAGAAGCCAACTACCACTACAATCTCGACAACCGGCACGACCACCGGTGGCTCACCCTCCCCGACTCAGCCCGGCCTAGCCTCGAACTGTGATAAGTTTCACAAAGTGGCATCGGAAGACCAGTGCGATACCATAGAAGCCAGTTATGGTATCACCAATGTCCAATTCTCTTCCTGGAACCCTTATATCGATGACA ACTGCTCGAACCTCTGGCTCGACTACTACGTCTGCGTTCACGTCGCGCCTAAGCCCCAGATGCCTGGTATCACCAGCGACTGTATGACATACCACAAGGTTCAGAGCGGCGAGGGCTGCTGGGCTATTAATTCTGCCTACAACATCACCCTGGACCAGTTCCGCAAGTGGAACCCTACGATTGATGCCTCTTGTAGCAACCTCTGGGTTGATTACTACGTCTGCGTTGGCGTCTAG
- a CDS encoding uncharacterized protein (transcript_id=CADANIAT00002179): MAPSPPRLRALQSKSEGHMQSPSPTQKDGPSKKTVPASSSVSETTRDHFLDSELSRPFKAFVEQIQAKRGRTVTTSLIWKTDDRRIIDAYSSAGPPHFEVWTAYFPATLSQEDKTCLERIEGPLFWISESRGPDDRPEALRGFLPQSYGWMEGEVEYQGQMARRMNYIVTWESDAAEERYKQGMCTYRSEILLPGLDPDRFRRHGPRHDRTAMEVFLDYLEECGMLGYETTYARFVGVFSPN; this comes from the exons ATGGCCCCGTCACCCCCTCGGCTGCGCGCTCTGCAAAGCAAAAGTGAAGGACACATGCAGAGTCCAAGTCCAACCCAAAAGGACGGGCCGAGCAAGAAAACAgtcccagcctccagctctgtTTCCGA AACCACACGAGATCACTTTCTGGACTCGGAGCTTTCCAGGCCCTTCAAGGCGTTTGTTGAGCAAATACAAGCCAAGCGTGGGCGGACAGTGACAACAAGCCTGATTTGGAAAACGGATGATCGGAGAATCATAGATGCCTATTCAAGCGCTGGCCCTCCACACTTTGAAGTATGGACAGCATACTTCCCTGCGACGCTATCGCAGGAAGACAAGACATGCCTGGAGAGGATTGAAGGTCCCTTATTTTGGATCTCTGAGAGCCGAGGGCCTGACGATCGCCCCGAGGCCCTGAGAGGCTTTTTGCCTCAATCCTATGGATGGATGGAGGGCGAAGTTGAATATCAGGGGCAGATGGCCCGGCGAATGAACTACATTGTCACGTGGGAGAGTGACGCTGCAGAAGAGCGGTACAAGCAGGGAATGTGTACCTACAGATCGGAGATTCTTCTGCCGGGGCTCGATCCTGATAGATTTCGAAGGCATGGCCCGCGGCACGATCGCACTGCGATGGAGGTGTTTCTTGATTACTTGGAGGAGTGTGGGATGTTGGGGTATGAGACAACATATGCACGTTTTGTGGGGGTTTTTAGCCCTAATTAG
- a CDS encoding Zn(II)2Cys6 transcription factor (transcript_id=CADANIAT00002180) produces MISLASSLSVRGPKQTGAETNDSAFSLTEDFLKSTFSRSLRTADRTILDIRAHTTLSYSIHYDLIQGQVPPCLLPMPRPKVLPANRLRAPEACLACRASKKRCSGTFPCSKCIRNGRADTCVPFRRSTTASSPRPINDAYEVISPDAGRRIRNTSTISAARLPQLLPALNGTSGAPHKTHSRMLRSRQGERGISVHPWFQYEECALLRAVLVYIGRAASLSFLQLLRDTVTQHIGPSQFSHNVTKEDMLETDTPDEVPASFQDNVGHQEEQAYLRVYHIATSGFINVLSESEARQILGTMPPTNETPNKKMAALRDIMIAIGAQSSKNDLSPASKRAERFFFKRAQQCAFADHRTRVWMSLCTLDLLVSSILGRPPATANLHSEPADVESTPQIGAGDDRLVASHNMTRILDEIVSRLYNEKAASTEVAESLLDKLKQWSNDLPESLLSSPSTPQERLAAQEHIIGSLHIACAYHFAVIIVTRPFMVQVLGVRLARLHQESPGIIQDSTLLEDPAHTRLANACVESALYMIQTCLEVHQSRLLLGNMCILKALVFAAALIPGFSMFSQKELDSTLEEAFTGALEILRVLSQQSAQAAHYFEILNLLRNAIDEQRQRLRENPPPDKKYVSKLFSLNNRRNLDSQPQSDVAAAMSLVSDRGAAGSSTISSELTAAQHLHIGTDVGTSYPEPDNSAQAQAQDNDQNSGLLDPADVNTAFPGWEGMELPLWDRFPFIDDSFLN; encoded by the exons ATGATCAGCTTAGCATCGTCCTTATCAGTGCGGGGACCAAAGCAGACTGGTGCGGAAACCAACGACTCCGCATTCTCGCTCACTGAGGACTTCCTCAAATCAACATTCTCCCGGTCTCTGAGGACTGCTGACCGTACTATACTTGACATACGAGCACATACAACGCTCTCATATTCGATACACTATGACCTGATCCAAGGCCAGGTCCCACCCTGCCTTCTCCCGATGCCGCGACCCAAAGTCCTCCCAGCGAACCGTCTACGAGCCCCAGAAGCATGCCTCGCGTGCCGGGCCTCCAAAAAGCGCTGTAGCGGCACCTTTCCATGTTCCAAATGTATTCGTAATGGACGCGCCGACACCTGCGTGCCGTTTCGGCGATCGACTACCGCGTCCTCCCCGCGGCCGATAAACGATGCCTACGAGGTGATCAGTCCCGATGCTGGACGTCGGATACGGAACACATCGACTATCAGTGCTGCACGTCTTCCGCAGCTTCTCCCAGCTTTGAATGGTACATCAGGTGCACCGCACAAGACGCATTCTCGCATGCTGCGGAGTCGGCAGGGCGAACGAGGTATAAGCGTCCACCCTTGGTTTCAATATGAGGAATGCGCGTTGCTAAGGGCTGTTTTAGTGTATATCGGGAGGGCCGCGTCGCTGTCTTTCTTGCAGTTGCTTCGGGATACCGTTACACAGCATATTGGCCCCTCACAGTTCTCGCATAATGTCACGAAAGAAGACATGCTTGAGACGGATACTCCGGATGAAGTACCGGCGTCGTTTCAGGATAATGTTGGTCACCAGGAAGAGCAAGCTTACTTGCGTGTCTACCACATTGCG ACTAGCGGTTTTATCAACGTCCTTTCGGAGTCGGAGGCCCGTCAAATACTAGGAACAATGCCTCCGACCAATGAGACGCCTAACAAGAAAATGGCGGCTCTACGAGATATCATGATTGCCATCGGGGCGCAGTCATCAAAGAATGATCTGAGTCCGGCAAGCAAGCGGGCAGAACGGTTTTTCTTCAAGCGTGCCCAGCAATGCGCATTCGCAG ATCATAGGACCCGAGTATGGATGAGCCTCTGCACATTAGACCTTCTAGTCAGCTCGATTCTAGGGCGGccaccagcaacagccaaTCTGCACTCCGAACCAGCAGATGTAGAATCGACGCCGCAAATTGGCGCTGGGGACGATCGCCTCGTCGCTTCACACAATATGACGCGGATCCTCGACGAGATCGTCTCTCGGCTATACAACGAAAAGGCTGCTTCAACAGAGGTAGCAGAGTCGCTGCTTGACAAGCTGAAACAGTGGAGCAATGATCTCCCTGAATCGTTATTATCCTCACCAAGCACGCCACAAGAGCGCCTCGCTGCGCAGGAGCACATTATCGGCAGCCTACATATTGCCTGTGCTTATCATTTTGCTGTCATCATCGTAACACGTCCATTCATGGTTCAAGTCTTGGGAGTGCGACTGGCACGACTACACCAAGAATCGCCGGGAATCATCCAAGACAGCACATTACTAGAGGACCCTGCGCACACGAGACTCGCCAACGCCTGTGTCGAGTCCGCTTTGTACATGATCCAAACCTGCCTCGAAGTGCACCAATCCCGTCTCCTCCTAGGCAACATGTGTATTCTTAA GGCCCTCGTCTTCGCCGCAGCCCTCATCCCCGGCTTCTCCATGTTCTCGCAGAAGGAGCTAGACTCGACCCTCGAGGAGGCATTCACCGGGGCGCTCGAGATCCTCCGCGTCCTTTCCCAACAATCCGCCCAGGCTGCGCACTACTTCGAGATCCTGAATCTCCTCCGCAACGCAATTGAcgagcagcggcagcggcttcgGGAAAATCCACCCCCAGATAAGAAATACGTTAGCAAGCTTTTCAGTCTGAATAATCGCAGAAATCTCGACTCTCAGCCGCAAAGTGATGTAGCGGCGGCAATGTCCCTAGTTTCTGACCGTGGTGCGGCTGGTTCGTCCACGATTTCATCGGAGTTAACTGCAGCTCAACACCTTCATATCGGCACCGACGTGGGGACTTCGTACCCCGAGCCTGATAATtcagctcaagctcaggcTCAAGATAACGATCAGAATAGCGGCCTCTTGGACCCAGCAGACGTCAATACTGCATTTCCAGGATGGGAGGGCATGGAGTTACCGTTATGGGACAGGTTCCCGTTTATTGATGATTCATTCCTGAATTAG
- a CDS encoding uncharacterized protein (transcript_id=CADANIAT00002177), whose translation MVRVSWLLLGLLACWATAESNKTEINLIFPREGTFAPMHSMPVVFAIQNPSVAKELHATIQYGVRPKGGGSNETVWSYSDELANVPANATTYFSSTSLGNMLNTTGSWEFFWNLYWLNCSQSNDPAYYDSKYPWVLGADGLNQDAVLDGFHLSSYLVTAKYLFFDTKEGGTAVNLTTLTSDNQCSEASGFVVPALVNTLDIPRDFPDHNSLPSTCAQLANSTSTSATKASPCRVSISPEAEASILADAECHNTLFPTSGCPDKTPGDDVAAGLDHGRAVWAAITLAFALAVGLVGC comes from the coding sequence ATGGTTCGTGTGTCCTGGCTCTTGCTCGGCCTGCTGGCATGTTGGGCGACGGCCGAGTCCAACAAAACTGAGATCAATTTAATTTTCCCGCGCGAAGGCACGTTCGCCCCAATGCACTCGATGCCAGTGGTGTTCGCCATCCAGAACCCATCTGTCGCCAAGGAACTCCATGCAACCATCCAGTATGGGGTGCGCCCAAAGGGCGGTGGTTCTAACGAGACGGTGTGGAGCTATTCAGACGAGCTGGCCAACGTCCCAGCCAACGCGACAACCTACTTCAGTTCCACCAGCCTTGGCAATATGCTGAACACCACCGGTAGCtgggagttcttctggaACTTGTATTGGCTCAACTGTTCTCAGTCAAATGATCCGGCGTACTATGACTCCAAATACCCGTGGGTCCTTGGAGCCGACGGCCTCAATCAGGATGCCGTTCTAGATGGCTTCCACTTGTCAAGCTACTTGGTCACCGCCAAatatctcttcttcgacacCAAAGAAGGTGGCACTGCGGTAAACCTGACCACCCTCACCAGTGACAACCAATGCAGTGAAGCCTCGGGGTTTGTTGTCCCGGCCTTGGTAAACACGCTCGACATTCCCAGGGACTTTCCTGATCACAATAGCCTGCCGTCCACGTGCGCTCAGCTCGCCAATtcgacctcgacttcagcCACGAAAGCGAGCCCTTGCAGGGTTAGCATCAGTCCCGAGGCTGAGGCGAGCATTTTGGCCGACGCCGAGTGCCACAATACACTCTTCCCCACTTCGGGTTGTCCGGACAAGACACCAGGAGACGACGTCGCGGCAGGCCTTGACCATGGCCGGGCAGTATGGGCTGCCATTACACTAGCTTTTGCCCTGGCTGTCGGCCTCGTGGGGTGCTAG